One window of the Posidoniimonas polymericola genome contains the following:
- a CDS encoding AraC family transcriptional regulator: MHRHQQIALAFPRGAHQEHFIAGVTRYAAEHSRSWSYTVAPESLTLSVLDLVDWPGDGVLAAINTPAEADCAVGMSAPVVNISSAIEASPVPRAMVDNAAIGRLAAEHLLGRGFTNFAFYGLEGVEYSRARWSGFSERLAQNDAVCEQHLSTPTFGFRGTVWLEQHQQLADWLQALPTPCGVFAVSDYRARHVLDACRQSQISTPDKVAVVGVDNEQVICEHVQPTLTSVARNDQLEGYRAAELLDRLMSGESPAPADITVPPLEVVERDSTAMFAVSDARLRRALSYLHDYIADPITVDELAKQSEVSRRWLEYAFRDVLGETPYQYLRRQRLLLAKHLLKENPKENISRVAQRSGFSSVKQMRVAFQREFGVTPGHYRQVMNR, from the coding sequence GTGCATCGTCATCAGCAAATCGCACTCGCCTTCCCACGTGGAGCTCACCAAGAGCACTTCATCGCTGGGGTGACGCGTTACGCCGCGGAGCACAGCCGCAGCTGGTCCTACACGGTCGCTCCGGAGTCGCTCACGTTGTCGGTCCTCGACCTGGTCGACTGGCCCGGCGACGGCGTGCTGGCGGCGATCAACACTCCCGCCGAGGCCGACTGCGCGGTCGGCATGTCGGCGCCGGTGGTGAACATCTCCAGCGCCATCGAGGCCTCGCCCGTTCCCCGGGCGATGGTCGACAACGCGGCGATCGGTCGGCTGGCGGCCGAGCACCTGCTCGGCCGTGGGTTCACCAACTTCGCCTTCTATGGACTCGAGGGGGTCGAGTACTCGCGGGCCCGGTGGAGCGGCTTCAGCGAGCGACTCGCCCAGAACGACGCCGTCTGCGAGCAGCACCTCTCGACGCCGACCTTCGGCTTCCGCGGCACGGTCTGGCTGGAGCAGCACCAGCAGCTCGCCGACTGGCTGCAAGCCCTCCCGACGCCGTGCGGCGTGTTCGCCGTGTCCGACTACCGGGCGCGGCACGTGCTGGACGCCTGCCGCCAGAGCCAGATCTCGACGCCCGACAAGGTCGCGGTGGTCGGCGTGGACAACGAGCAGGTGATCTGCGAACACGTTCAGCCGACGCTCACCAGCGTCGCGCGCAACGACCAGCTCGAGGGCTACCGGGCCGCCGAGCTGCTCGACCGCCTGATGAGCGGCGAATCACCCGCCCCGGCCGACATCACCGTGCCGCCGCTGGAGGTGGTAGAGCGCGACTCGACCGCCATGTTCGCCGTGTCCGACGCGCGGCTCCGCCGGGCGCTGTCCTACCTGCACGACTACATCGCCGACCCGATCACGGTCGACGAGCTGGCCAAGCAGTCCGAGGTTTCGCGGCGGTGGCTCGAGTACGCCTTCCGCGACGTCCTCGGCGAGACCCCCTACCAGTACCTCCGCCGCCAGCGTCTGCTGCTGGCCAAGCACCTGCTGAAGGAGAACCCGAAGGAGAATATCAGCCGGGTCGCGCAGCG
- a CDS encoding NAD(P)-dependent oxidoreductase produces the protein MNPTQNNPVGVIGLGLLGSALAERLVGAGFEVRVWNRSREKAAELLKLGAKWSDNPLAECSRVVVCLYTTEVVEQVLQTMVPAMQPGGTIVDCTTGDPVGSARLGERLAGQGVGYLESPIAASSEQTRRGQALAIVGGPREVFDAQQDIFAAIAGQTHYVGGWGAAAKVKLVNNLILGLNRAVLAEGLVFAERVGLDPRTTLEVLRQGNAYSGVMDTKGAKMVDGDFAVQARLSQHAKDIRIVLDQASQHGARLPLTELHLELLALGERLGFGEDDNSSIIRAVQHAAAQSEAIGS, from the coding sequence ATGAATCCGACGCAAAACAACCCGGTCGGCGTGATCGGCCTCGGCTTGCTCGGCTCGGCCCTGGCCGAGCGGCTGGTGGGGGCCGGCTTCGAAGTGCGGGTCTGGAACCGTTCGCGCGAGAAGGCGGCAGAGCTGCTGAAACTCGGGGCAAAGTGGTCCGACAACCCGCTGGCCGAGTGCAGCCGCGTGGTGGTTTGCCTGTACACGACCGAGGTGGTCGAGCAGGTGCTGCAGACGATGGTTCCGGCGATGCAGCCAGGCGGCACGATTGTCGACTGCACCACGGGTGACCCGGTTGGGTCGGCCAGGCTGGGCGAGCGGCTCGCAGGGCAGGGCGTTGGCTACCTTGAGTCGCCGATCGCCGCCTCGAGCGAGCAGACGCGGCGCGGGCAGGCGCTGGCGATTGTCGGCGGGCCGCGCGAGGTGTTCGATGCCCAGCAGGATATTTTCGCCGCCATCGCCGGCCAGACGCACTACGTCGGCGGCTGGGGCGCGGCGGCCAAGGTGAAGCTGGTCAACAACCTCATCCTCGGACTGAACCGCGCGGTGCTGGCCGAAGGCCTGGTGTTCGCCGAGCGGGTAGGGCTCGACCCACGCACTACGCTCGAGGTGCTGCGGCAGGGCAACGCCTACTCGGGCGTGATGGACACCAAGGGCGCCAAGATGGTCGACGGCGATTTTGCGGTGCAGGCGAGGCTGTCGCAGCACGCCAAGGACATCCGCATTGTCCTTGATCAAGCGTCGCAGCACGGCGCGCGGCTTCCCCTGACCGAGCTGCACTTAGAGCTCCTGGCGCTCGGCGAGCGGCTCGGGTTTGGCGAAGACGACAACAGCAGCATCATCCGCGCCGTGCAGCACGCCGCCGCCCAGAGCGAGGCGATCGGTTCCTAG
- a CDS encoding Gfo/Idh/MocA family protein, translating to MNPSTRRHFLKLGTASTAGLALGRSARASSANEAVRIGLVGCGVRGRSFLQHVVAVCDPDQSRLAKAAASAGVGERDAVTDLRRLLDRSDIDAVVIATPDHWHAPAAILACRAGKHVYVEKPVSHNFRESQLLIQAADQAGVTVQHGTQQRSRRFTQDAIAMLHDGAIGDILVAKAWNIQQRGSIGNHSPSRPPEGVDYDTWVGPAEWLPFQENRFHSDWHWWRNFGTGDIGNDGAHEIDYARWGLGVDALPNRVTALGGKYFYDDDQQYPDTATCGFEFDLPGGKTRQLMFEMRLWTRNYPMNCDSGVEFYGTEGQMFLSKRGKLRVVGPNNEKLLEKRPGDEDREAHVNNFVDAIRGDAELNAPLTEAHRSIGLIHLANIALQTGGSLAFEPQAEQILDNPQASRLLRRSYRRDGHWSVPEDAERSDA from the coding sequence GTGAACCCCTCGACCCGCCGCCATTTCTTGAAACTGGGCACCGCCTCCACCGCCGGCCTCGCGCTGGGGCGTTCTGCCCGCGCATCGTCGGCCAACGAGGCGGTGCGGATCGGCCTGGTCGGCTGCGGCGTCCGCGGCCGGTCGTTCCTGCAGCACGTCGTGGCGGTGTGCGACCCGGACCAGTCGCGGCTCGCCAAGGCGGCGGCCTCGGCCGGCGTCGGCGAGCGCGACGCGGTGACCGACCTGCGGCGGCTGCTCGACCGCTCCGACATCGACGCCGTGGTGATCGCCACGCCCGACCACTGGCACGCGCCGGCGGCGATCCTCGCCTGCCGGGCCGGCAAGCACGTGTACGTCGAGAAGCCGGTGAGCCACAACTTCCGCGAGTCGCAGCTGCTGATCCAGGCGGCCGACCAGGCGGGCGTGACGGTGCAGCACGGCACGCAGCAGCGTTCGCGCAGGTTCACGCAGGACGCCATCGCTATGCTGCACGACGGCGCCATCGGCGACATCCTGGTGGCCAAGGCGTGGAACATCCAGCAGCGGGGCTCGATCGGCAACCACTCGCCCTCGCGCCCGCCTGAGGGGGTCGACTACGACACGTGGGTCGGCCCGGCCGAGTGGCTGCCCTTCCAGGAGAACCGGTTCCACTCCGACTGGCACTGGTGGCGGAACTTCGGCACCGGCGACATCGGCAACGACGGCGCCCACGAGATCGACTACGCCCGCTGGGGCCTCGGCGTCGACGCGTTGCCCAACCGCGTCACGGCCCTGGGCGGCAAGTACTTCTACGACGACGATCAGCAGTACCCCGACACGGCCACCTGCGGCTTCGAGTTCGACCTGCCCGGCGGCAAGACCCGGCAGCTGATGTTCGAGATGCGGCTGTGGACCCGCAACTACCCGATGAACTGCGACTCGGGCGTCGAGTTCTATGGGACCGAGGGGCAGATGTTCCTCAGCAAGCGGGGCAAGCTCCGCGTCGTCGGCCCCAACAACGAGAAGCTGCTCGAAAAACGGCCCGGCGACGAAGACCGCGAGGCGCACGTCAATAACTTTGTCGACGCCATCCGCGGCGACGCCGAGCTCAATGCGCCGCTCACCGAGGCGCACCGCAGCATCGGCCTGATCCACTTGGCGAACATCGCCCTGCAGACCGGCGGGTCGCTGGCGTTCGAGCCGCAGGCCGAGCAGATCCTCGACAACCCGCAGGCGTCGCGGCTGCTTCGTCGCAGCTACCGCCGCGACGGCCACTGGTCGGTGCCCGAGGATGCGGAGCGTAGTGATGCCTGA
- a CDS encoding DUF6807 family protein yields MLRVRQSPGRVAVNVGEHPVITYVYHDDQICRPYFCDLFGPGEVRVSRNHPPVAGEDKADHPDFHPGLWLAFGELSGADNWRLKVPVEHVRLVQEPVADGDAIAWAVENRYADAGGDELCRERCRYEVHSLPAGYLLTWDSTFYSDQPFWFGDQEEMGLGVRMATPLRVETTAGLPDGTGTILDSQGRKNAAEVWGQTADWVDYSGTQDDQPAGVAIFCPPTNFRPTYFHARDYGYICANAFSTAAFKLGPPTRTTVEPGESLRLRYGVLLHAGSELTADQLAGAYKQYLSLIQQKSQQSD; encoded by the coding sequence GTGCTGCGCGTTAGGCAATCACCCGGCCGCGTGGCCGTGAACGTCGGCGAACATCCGGTGATCACCTACGTCTACCACGACGACCAGATCTGTCGGCCGTACTTCTGCGACCTCTTCGGACCGGGCGAGGTCCGCGTCTCGCGCAATCACCCGCCGGTTGCCGGCGAGGACAAGGCCGACCACCCCGACTTCCACCCTGGGCTGTGGCTGGCGTTCGGCGAGCTGAGCGGCGCCGACAACTGGCGGCTCAAGGTTCCGGTTGAGCACGTCAGGCTGGTCCAGGAGCCCGTGGCCGACGGCGACGCGATCGCCTGGGCGGTCGAGAACCGCTACGCCGACGCCGGTGGCGACGAGCTCTGCCGCGAGCGCTGCCGCTACGAGGTTCATTCGCTCCCGGCCGGCTACCTGCTGACCTGGGACAGCACCTTTTACAGCGACCAGCCGTTCTGGTTCGGCGATCAAGAAGAGATGGGCCTCGGTGTCAGGATGGCGACCCCGCTGCGGGTCGAGACGACCGCCGGCCTGCCCGACGGCACGGGCACGATCCTCGACAGCCAAGGCCGCAAGAACGCCGCGGAGGTGTGGGGCCAGACCGCGGACTGGGTCGACTACAGCGGCACGCAGGACGACCAGCCGGCGGGAGTGGCGATCTTCTGCCCGCCGACCAACTTCCGCCCGACCTACTTCCACGCCCGCGATTACGGGTACATCTGCGCCAACGCGTTCTCGACCGCCGCTTTCAAGCTCGGCCCGCCGACCCGCACGACGGTCGAGCCGGGCGAGAGCCTGCGGCTGCGGTACGGCGTGCTGCTGCACGCGGGCAGCGAGTTGACGGCGGACCAGCTTGCCGGCGCTTATAAGCAGTATCTGAGCCTGATCCAACAAAAATCTCAGCAATCGGATTAA
- a CDS encoding sodium:solute symporter family protein, translated as MQPIDWAILPIYLIGITALGAWTARRVHSSGDFFMPRRFGKAMMVTFAFGTGTSSDQAVTVASKTLTNGLSAIWWQWLWLPATPFYWLIAPVMRRLRATTTADVYELRYDRSVGVLFAVVGVASLAAKIGLLLVGVGAMVDAVTGGAVSSTLAIFVVTVLFVTYGMAGGLGAAIVTDFVQGLMTVVFSFLLLPFVLNATGGLAAAKETIAAHNPEMLSLVVPGKIDTFFVVMFSLQALVGIVAYPFIMGVCGAGRTELDGRVGFMCGNILKRVCTAAWSLTALAAVAWYLQSGADLTAITPDHLYGNIAREFLPDVLPGLLGVFLACLLASIMSSCDAIMISSAALFTENVYRPIVPDRPEKHYIQVGRVSSLAVVSCGVLFAFWTPDVVEALNFWFKISPTIGIAFWVGLLWRGATPAGAWAGTLAALGGWFAATRSATAQWLAQFDAAREWHVVTGSGDSLGVNDPWVILAYMTAGVAACVVVSLLTPKTPAERLQRFYDLTRTPITPDEEIERPCMLPLGVAPAERPMLTTFAGLEIPMPSATSWAGFAAGWAMVAALIGGFLWIVG; from the coding sequence ATGCAGCCGATCGACTGGGCGATCCTTCCGATTTACCTGATTGGCATCACGGCGCTGGGGGCGTGGACCGCGCGGCGGGTGCACAGCTCGGGCGACTTCTTCATGCCCCGCCGGTTCGGCAAGGCGATGATGGTCACGTTCGCGTTCGGCACCGGCACCTCGAGCGACCAGGCCGTGACAGTCGCCTCGAAGACCTTGACCAACGGGCTGTCGGCAATCTGGTGGCAGTGGCTCTGGCTGCCGGCGACCCCGTTCTACTGGCTGATCGCCCCGGTGATGCGGCGGCTCCGCGCCACCACCACGGCCGACGTCTACGAGCTGCGCTACGACCGCAGCGTCGGCGTGCTGTTCGCCGTGGTGGGCGTCGCGAGCCTGGCGGCCAAGATCGGCCTCTTGCTGGTCGGCGTCGGCGCGATGGTCGACGCGGTCACCGGCGGCGCGGTGAGCTCGACGCTCGCCATCTTTGTCGTGACCGTGCTGTTCGTCACCTACGGCATGGCCGGCGGGTTGGGGGCGGCGATCGTTACCGACTTTGTGCAGGGGCTGATGACGGTGGTTTTCTCGTTCCTGCTGCTGCCGTTTGTGCTCAACGCTACCGGCGGCCTGGCGGCGGCCAAGGAGACCATCGCCGCCCACAACCCCGAGATGCTCAGCCTGGTGGTTCCGGGCAAGATCGACACGTTCTTTGTTGTGATGTTCTCGCTGCAGGCGCTGGTCGGCATTGTAGCGTACCCATTCATCATGGGCGTGTGCGGGGCCGGCCGCACCGAGCTCGACGGCCGCGTCGGCTTCATGTGCGGCAACATCCTCAAGCGGGTCTGCACCGCCGCCTGGAGCCTCACGGCGCTAGCCGCGGTCGCCTGGTACCTGCAGTCCGGCGCCGACCTTACCGCGATCACGCCCGATCATCTGTACGGCAACATCGCCCGCGAGTTCCTGCCCGACGTGCTGCCGGGCCTGCTGGGGGTGTTCCTGGCGTGTCTGCTGGCGTCGATCATGAGCTCGTGCGACGCGATCATGATCTCGTCCGCCGCGTTGTTCACCGAGAACGTCTACCGGCCGATCGTGCCCGACCGGCCAGAGAAGCACTACATCCAGGTGGGGCGGGTCTCGTCGCTGGCGGTGGTGAGCTGCGGCGTGCTGTTCGCCTTCTGGACGCCCGACGTGGTCGAGGCGCTCAACTTCTGGTTCAAGATCTCGCCGACGATCGGCATCGCGTTCTGGGTCGGCCTGCTGTGGCGTGGCGCCACGCCGGCCGGAGCATGGGCCGGCACACTGGCGGCGCTTGGCGGCTGGTTCGCCGCGACCCGCAGCGCGACCGCGCAGTGGCTCGCACAGTTTGACGCCGCCCGCGAGTGGCATGTCGTGACAGGCTCCGGCGACTCCCTCGGCGTAAACGACCCATGGGTGATCCTGGCCTACATGACCGCCGGCGTGGCGGCGTGCGTCGTGGTGAGCCTGCTCACGCCCAAAACCCCTGCCGAGCGGCTGCAACGATTCTACGACCTGACCCGCACGCCGATCACACCCGACGAAGAGATCGAGCGACCCTGCATGTTGCCGCTCGGCGTGGCGCCCGCCGAGCGGCCCATGCTCACAACCTTCGCGGGTCTGGAGATTCCGATGCCGTCGGCGACTAGCTGGGCCGGCTTCGCCGCCGGCTGGGCGATGGTCGCGGCGCTGATCGGCGGGTTCTTGTGGATCGTGGGATAG
- a CDS encoding alpha-L-rhamnosidase yields MLARTIALLFALVLLSACDARAAGLTAENLRCEQLRNPTGVDAVPPRLSWTLASDERGQLQTAYQLRVASTKEKLAAGEADLWDTGRVESGECVLIPYAGRPLHSHQACYWHVRVWGREGRPSPWSKPQHWLMGLLHQSDWTGAWIGLPVPERIEHVQDADWIWHNEAEPTKSAPAGERYFRRAFDVDGAKQVRRAVFRITADDRVDIYLNGRNLGSRSGPNSTKELSVTHRLLAGRNVIAVRAKNDESGTPAGVIAWLEIHYADGSRQLVASDAEWRSHNTEEDGWLESDFDDSAWRPVKVLGAVGMQPWGDVRHAEDRTLPARHLRKEFAIEGPIKRAVVSYSGLGVSVLRINGQRIGDAVLSPAMTQYDKRVPYVTHDVTAALREGDNAVGIVLANGRYYAPRSEVYAAMVQYGTPKLNFCLWIERPDGSVTPVVSDASWRLTDEGPVRANNEYDGEHYDARRELPGWDQLGFDDSDWRPAEVLPEDPAELSSAGIAPMRVMQTLKPVGLSEVKPGVWVYDLGQNMVGWCRLKVQGPAGATVRLRHAEVLRPDGMIDAANLRTAEATDSYTLRGFCDEEVWEPEFILHGFRYVEVTGWPGEPTLESLEGRVLHDDLEEVGEFSCSNELLNQVYQNAVWGFRGNYRSVPTDCPQRDERQGWLGDRFEIARGESYVFGVGPLYAKWLRDIRDAQRPSGSLPDVAPTHWPTFSDNVVWPSATIILPDMLRRQYADRQPTREQYACNKRWVEFMSGFVEDGLISRDSYGDWCVPPEDPHLIHSEDPARITDTTLLASAFFAYDLRVLSEQAKLLGEPQEASRLAAQSETMARAINAKFLKDGRYANNTQTSSVIPLALGVTPSDQQQAVFHSLVARIEGNDRHIATGLVGGQHLLRTLTDGGRPDLAFAIATQRDYPSWGYMVDQGATTIWELWNGVTADPAMNSHNHVMLVGDLVTWMYEDLAGIAPDPAAEGFRKILMRPQLVQGLDWVKSSHRSPYGKIESAWSRAAGEVKWRVCIPPGATATLIIPAAGPIEVNGVTVEDAVENTNAADGVTHFEFGSGVYRFTFPSGE; encoded by the coding sequence ATGCTGGCCCGCACCATCGCCTTATTGTTCGCTCTAGTCTTGCTGTCGGCGTGCGACGCGCGGGCTGCCGGGCTGACCGCCGAGAACCTGCGGTGCGAGCAGCTCCGCAACCCGACCGGCGTCGACGCCGTCCCGCCGCGGCTGAGCTGGACGCTGGCTTCCGACGAGCGTGGCCAATTGCAGACCGCCTACCAGCTGAGGGTGGCGTCGACGAAAGAGAAGCTCGCCGCCGGCGAGGCCGACCTGTGGGACACCGGCCGCGTCGAATCGGGCGAGTGCGTGCTGATTCCTTACGCCGGGCGGCCGCTGCACTCGCACCAGGCGTGCTACTGGCATGTGCGTGTGTGGGGCCGCGAAGGGCGGCCCTCGCCTTGGAGCAAGCCGCAGCACTGGCTGATGGGTCTGCTCCACCAGAGCGACTGGACCGGCGCGTGGATCGGCCTGCCTGTCCCCGAGCGTATCGAGCACGTGCAGGACGCCGACTGGATCTGGCACAATGAAGCGGAGCCGACGAAAAGCGCGCCCGCCGGCGAACGCTACTTCCGCCGAGCGTTTGACGTGGACGGCGCCAAGCAGGTGCGTCGGGCCGTGTTCCGCATCACCGCCGACGACCGCGTCGACATCTACCTCAACGGCCGCAACCTCGGCAGCCGCAGCGGGCCGAACTCGACCAAGGAGCTGAGCGTCACACACCGGCTGCTCGCCGGCCGCAACGTGATCGCCGTCCGGGCGAAGAACGACGAGTCCGGCACACCCGCCGGGGTGATTGCGTGGCTCGAGATCCATTACGCCGATGGCAGCCGGCAGCTCGTTGCGTCTGACGCCGAGTGGCGCTCGCACAATACCGAGGAGGACGGCTGGCTTGAGTCTGATTTCGACGACTCCGCTTGGCGGCCGGTGAAGGTGCTCGGCGCAGTCGGCATGCAGCCGTGGGGCGATGTCCGCCACGCCGAGGACCGCACGCTGCCCGCTCGGCATCTCCGCAAGGAGTTCGCGATCGAGGGGCCGATCAAGCGGGCGGTCGTGTCGTATAGTGGACTCGGCGTGTCGGTGTTGCGGATCAACGGCCAGCGGATCGGCGACGCGGTGCTCTCGCCCGCCATGACGCAGTACGACAAGCGGGTCCCGTATGTGACGCACGACGTAACCGCTGCGCTGCGGGAGGGCGACAACGCGGTGGGCATCGTGCTCGCCAACGGCCGCTACTATGCGCCCCGCAGCGAGGTCTACGCCGCGATGGTCCAATACGGCACGCCCAAGCTCAACTTCTGCCTGTGGATCGAACGCCCCGACGGCAGCGTCACGCCCGTGGTTAGCGACGCCAGCTGGCGGCTGACCGACGAGGGGCCGGTCCGCGCCAACAACGAGTACGACGGCGAGCACTACGACGCCCGCCGAGAGTTACCCGGCTGGGACCAGCTGGGCTTCGACGACTCCGACTGGCGCCCGGCCGAGGTGCTGCCCGAAGATCCCGCGGAGTTGTCGTCCGCGGGCATCGCGCCGATGCGTGTCATGCAGACGCTCAAGCCGGTGGGCCTTTCGGAGGTAAAGCCGGGCGTGTGGGTCTATGACCTGGGCCAGAACATGGTCGGCTGGTGCCGCCTCAAGGTGCAGGGCCCGGCCGGCGCGACCGTCCGGCTACGCCACGCCGAAGTGCTGCGGCCTGACGGAATGATCGACGCGGCCAACCTCCGCACCGCCGAGGCGACCGACTCGTACACGCTGCGGGGCTTCTGCGACGAGGAGGTTTGGGAGCCCGAGTTCATTCTGCACGGCTTCCGCTACGTCGAGGTGACCGGCTGGCCGGGCGAGCCGACGCTCGAGAGCCTGGAAGGACGCGTCTTGCACGACGACCTCGAGGAGGTCGGCGAGTTTTCCTGCTCCAACGAGTTGCTTAATCAGGTCTACCAGAACGCGGTGTGGGGCTTCCGCGGCAACTACCGCTCGGTCCCGACCGACTGCCCGCAGCGTGACGAGCGGCAGGGTTGGCTGGGCGACCGGTTCGAGATAGCGCGGGGCGAGTCGTACGTGTTCGGCGTCGGCCCGCTGTACGCCAAGTGGCTCCGCGACATCCGCGACGCGCAGCGGCCATCGGGCAGCCTGCCCGATGTAGCGCCGACACACTGGCCGACGTTCTCCGACAACGTGGTTTGGCCGAGCGCGACGATCATCCTGCCGGACATGCTCCGCCGGCAGTACGCCGACCGCCAACCGACGCGCGAGCAGTACGCGTGCAACAAACGCTGGGTGGAGTTCATGAGCGGTTTCGTCGAGGACGGCCTGATTAGCCGCGATAGCTACGGCGACTGGTGCGTCCCGCCCGAGGACCCGCACTTGATTCACTCGGAGGACCCCGCACGGATCACCGACACGACGCTCCTCGCCAGCGCGTTCTTCGCCTACGATCTCAGAGTGTTGAGTGAACAAGCAAAGCTCCTTGGCGAACCCCAGGAAGCGTCGCGGCTCGCCGCGCAGTCCGAGACGATGGCCCGGGCCATAAATGCCAAGTTCCTCAAGGACGGCCGCTACGCCAACAACACGCAGACCTCGTCGGTAATCCCGCTGGCGCTTGGCGTCACTCCGTCCGACCAGCAGCAGGCGGTGTTCCACTCGCTGGTCGCCCGCATCGAGGGGAACGACCGCCACATCGCCACTGGTCTCGTCGGCGGCCAGCACCTGCTGCGGACGCTGACCGACGGCGGGCGGCCGGATCTGGCGTTCGCGATCGCCACGCAGCGCGACTACCCAAGCTGGGGATACATGGTCGACCAGGGCGCAACCACGATCTGGGAGCTCTGGAACGGCGTCACGGCCGACCCGGCGATGAACTCACACAACCACGTGATGCTGGTTGGCGACCTCGTTACGTGGATGTACGAAGACCTGGCTGGCATCGCGCCGGACCCCGCGGCCGAGGGCTTCCGCAAGATCTTGATGCGTCCCCAGCTGGTTCAGGGCCTCGATTGGGTGAAGTCCTCGCACCGCTCGCCCTACGGGAAAATCGAGAGCGCTTGGAGCAGAGCCGCCGGAGAGGTGAAATGGCGGGTTTGTATTCCCCCCGGCGCGACCGCCACGCTCATCATTCCGGCCGCCGGACCGATCGAAGTCAATGGCGTGACGGTGGAGGACGCTGTTGAAAACACCAACGCAGCCGACGGCGTGACCCACTTCGAGTTCGGCAGCGGCGTGTACCGCTTCACATTCCCCTCCGGCGAATAG